The Streptomyces sp. NBC_01689 genome includes a window with the following:
- a CDS encoding APC family permease, translating to MSVLTTEPGATPTGEEPPDGGERHRLTAITGLSALSLDAMASVAYGPEAIVLVLAAAGAHGLGFTVPVTLAIAALLAVLVASYRQVIAAFPDGGGSYAVARVHLGARTSLVAAASLVLDYVLNVAVAVTAGVAALTSAFPGLYGQRLWWCLLVLLLITGVNLRGIVESARAFIVPTAVFVVSILVLIGVGLFRSVPVSTAAAQGHASVLADNATTVGALLLLRAFASGCAALTGVEAIANAVPSFRAPRARRAQRAEVALGAVLGVMLIGLSVLISRFHLQPVEGVTVLAQLADASLGHNWAFYVVQFATMILLALSANTSFGGLPVLLKLLARDNYLPHVFALKADRQVHRHGVLALAAVSAALLVFSGGDTNTLVPLFAIGVFVGFTIAQVGMVIHWYGERSRGWQGKAVLNGFGGLLTGVAAIVVTATKFAEGAWLIVIALPLLVVAFEAVHRAYGRIGERLGLGRIPEPPHRERSVVIVPVSSLSRLTSEALTAAASLGDEVRAVTVCYPDPEDRAHLHTLERDWARWSPGVPLVRLASERRTLGRPIAAYVREVTAAEPATRVTVLIAETEPERLWQRLLQNQRGAVVAHAVRRETDAVICRLRFRLL from the coding sequence ATGTCCGTTCTGACCACCGAGCCGGGTGCCACCCCGACGGGGGAGGAGCCGCCCGACGGCGGCGAGCGCCACCGGCTGACCGCCATCACCGGTCTGTCCGCCCTGTCACTGGACGCGATGGCCTCCGTGGCCTACGGCCCCGAGGCCATCGTCCTGGTGCTGGCCGCCGCGGGCGCGCACGGGCTCGGCTTCACCGTTCCGGTGACCCTCGCCATCGCCGCCCTGCTCGCCGTCCTGGTCGCTTCCTACCGGCAGGTCATCGCCGCGTTTCCGGACGGCGGCGGCTCCTACGCCGTCGCCAGGGTTCATCTGGGCGCGCGTACCAGCCTGGTGGCGGCCGCCTCGCTGGTGCTGGACTACGTACTGAACGTCGCGGTCGCCGTGACCGCCGGCGTCGCCGCCCTCACCTCGGCCTTCCCCGGGCTGTACGGCCAGCGGCTCTGGTGGTGCCTGCTGGTGCTCCTACTCATCACCGGGGTCAATCTGCGGGGCATCGTCGAGTCGGCCCGCGCCTTCATCGTGCCGACGGCCGTGTTCGTCGTCTCGATCCTCGTGCTGATCGGAGTCGGTCTGTTCCGGTCCGTGCCGGTGAGCACCGCCGCCGCGCAGGGGCATGCGTCGGTCCTCGCGGACAACGCGACGACGGTCGGGGCGCTGCTGCTGCTGAGGGCCTTCGCCTCCGGTTGTGCGGCGCTCACCGGGGTCGAGGCCATCGCCAACGCCGTCCCCTCCTTCCGCGCTCCGCGTGCCCGGCGGGCCCAGCGGGCCGAGGTCGCGCTGGGCGCCGTGCTCGGTGTGATGCTGATCGGCCTGTCCGTGCTGATCTCCCGTTTCCATCTTCAGCCGGTCGAGGGCGTCACCGTCCTCGCGCAGCTCGCGGACGCCTCCCTGGGCCACAACTGGGCTTTCTACGTGGTGCAGTTCGCCACCATGATCCTGCTGGCGCTCTCCGCGAACACCTCCTTCGGCGGGCTGCCCGTCCTGCTCAAACTGCTCGCCCGCGACAACTACCTGCCGCATGTCTTCGCGTTGAAGGCCGACCGGCAGGTCCATCGCCATGGAGTCCTCGCTCTCGCGGCGGTCTCCGCCGCGCTGCTGGTCTTCTCCGGTGGCGACACCAACACCCTCGTCCCGTTGTTCGCCATCGGTGTCTTCGTCGGCTTCACCATCGCCCAGGTCGGCATGGTCATCCACTGGTACGGCGAGCGGAGCAGGGGATGGCAGGGCAAGGCCGTCCTCAACGGCTTCGGCGGGCTCCTCACCGGGGTGGCGGCGATCGTCGTGACCGCGACGAAGTTCGCGGAGGGCGCCTGGCTGATCGTGATCGCGCTGCCGCTGCTGGTCGTGGCGTTCGAGGCGGTGCACCGCGCGTACGGGCGGATCGGCGAGCGGCTGGGCCTCGGCCGCATCCCCGAGCCGCCGCACCGCGAGCGTTCGGTCGTGATCGTCCCGGTCTCGTCCCTGTCCCGCCTCACTTCCGAGGCCCTCACCGCCGCCGCGTCACTCGGTGACGAGGTCCGGGCGGTGACCGTCTGCTACCCCGACCCCGAGGACCGCGCCCACCTGCACACGCTGGAACGCGACTGGGCCCGGTGGAGCCCCGGGGTGCCGCTGGTCCGGCTCGCCTCGGAGCGGCGCACCCTCGGCCGGCCGATCGCCGCGTACGTACGCGAGGTCACCGCGGCGGAGCCGGCCACCCGCGTCACCGTCCTGATCGCGGAGACCGAGCCGGAGCGGTTGTGGCAACGGCTGCTGCAGAACCAGCGCGGTGCCGTCGTCGCGCACGCGGTGCGGCGTGAGACCGACGCGGTCATCTGCCGGCTGCGGTTCCGGCTGCTCTGA
- a CDS encoding HAMP domain-containing protein: MSLIGGIRPPIAVLSVLLLSLAGITALVLGRVDNAGVPKAVLTSQQHFAEDGAIALRASIDESVTDLTRSAALFSAGEPVSGDAALDKLGSTYQKWTGTAIVEIRSGKLVAARGETVPLTSVNTAGLGDEGGLAPRMVRLKNGETRLLSLALLSWPGKPQLLLVASSNLTFPGISLGQFRSIAVADQNGAILSSDGIAEPEQVRNGTDRADIKASNKQLKSFAQLAARKARQDPRSSKEPGTGGYQGVSGSVVGGHVLSNRSVAGYATLAAPAPGETTTASGLGLSVVAMAKVSEDPTRTQSVVFGLLAGGALLVVGAVAVAVLLGTVQRPLIRLFLESRRLTRGDLTRPVSVPGYGEARRIGSALERLRRQLLGESADTTGAAARPRGLRRVGTRALLSVCAVLLLAWSVPLMLLVNRADGKAVVPQQLVSDQRERTDTLSDRVRRALNEGSADLDSVASLIGNRTDPETMGTVLERTLDENRRYRSLYVVDSSGQILARKGNSPKVIRSHRVSDTSIRLLGQGGKEPVVVADAEIPGRNGARLVGEFRVEFINALLTRPGLGVVRLVDDHGRIIAGNTGFLAFQALPDDHLKDLAAASAQRLGKKARANGVLYREHGVQIAAAAPFAGSGPAESLGWSVVSWQAANRLAIPEYDSQNRTVLAGLLGAAAAAACLGWMHIVVVRPLRSLAQRAEALADGDRKTVLFPQHHDEVGAVTRSFELIRQKLQDLSRQQPRRTPPQASAPQQYTRN, translated from the coding sequence ATGTCGCTGATCGGAGGCATCCGCCCGCCGATCGCGGTGCTGTCGGTGCTCCTGCTGTCACTCGCCGGTATCACCGCGCTCGTGCTGGGACGCGTCGACAACGCCGGGGTACCCAAAGCGGTGCTGACGTCGCAGCAGCACTTCGCGGAGGACGGCGCCATCGCGCTGCGTGCCTCCATCGACGAGTCCGTCACCGACCTCACCCGGTCCGCCGCGCTGTTCAGCGCCGGCGAGCCGGTCTCCGGTGACGCCGCCCTCGACAAACTCGGCAGCACTTACCAGAAGTGGACCGGCACCGCCATCGTCGAGATCCGCTCCGGCAAGCTGGTCGCCGCCCGGGGCGAGACCGTACCGCTGACCTCGGTGAACACCGCCGGTCTCGGCGACGAGGGCGGCCTCGCGCCCCGCATGGTCCGGCTGAAGAACGGCGAGACGCGCCTGCTGTCCCTCGCCCTGCTGTCCTGGCCGGGCAAACCGCAGTTGCTCCTGGTGGCCTCCAGCAACCTGACGTTCCCGGGCATCAGCCTCGGCCAGTTCCGGTCCATCGCCGTGGCCGACCAGAACGGCGCGATCCTCAGCAGCGACGGCATCGCCGAGCCGGAGCAGGTGCGCAACGGCACCGACCGCGCGGACATCAAGGCGTCCAACAAGCAGCTGAAGTCCTTCGCCCAGCTCGCCGCCCGCAAGGCCCGACAGGACCCGCGCAGCAGCAAGGAACCCGGCACGGGCGGCTACCAGGGCGTCAGCGGCAGCGTGGTCGGCGGACACGTCCTCAGTAACCGGTCCGTCGCCGGATACGCCACCCTGGCCGCGCCCGCGCCCGGGGAGACCACCACCGCCTCCGGCCTCGGCCTGTCCGTCGTCGCCATGGCCAAGGTCAGCGAGGACCCCACCCGCACCCAGTCCGTGGTGTTCGGCCTGCTGGCGGGCGGCGCGCTCCTGGTCGTCGGCGCCGTGGCCGTGGCCGTTCTGCTGGGTACCGTGCAGCGCCCGCTGATCCGGCTGTTCCTGGAATCCCGCCGGCTCACCCGCGGGGATCTGACCCGGCCCGTCAGCGTCCCCGGCTACGGCGAGGCGCGCCGCATCGGCAGCGCCCTGGAACGCCTGCGTCGCCAATTGCTCGGCGAGAGCGCCGACACGACCGGCGCCGCGGCACGCCCGCGCGGGCTGCGCCGGGTCGGCACCCGGGCCCTGCTGAGTGTCTGCGCCGTCCTGCTGCTGGCCTGGTCGGTACCGCTGATGCTGCTCGTCAACCGCGCCGACGGCAAGGCCGTCGTGCCCCAGCAGCTCGTGAGCGACCAGCGGGAACGCACCGACACCCTCAGCGACCGGGTACGCCGCGCGCTCAACGAGGGCAGCGCCGACCTGGACTCGGTCGCCTCCCTCATCGGCAACCGCACCGATCCCGAGACCATGGGCACGGTACTGGAACGCACCCTCGACGAGAACCGGCGCTACCGCTCCCTGTACGTCGTCGACTCCTCCGGCCAGATCCTGGCCCGCAAGGGCAACAGCCCCAAGGTGATCCGCTCCCACCGGGTCTCGGACACCTCGATCAGGCTGCTGGGCCAGGGCGGCAAGGAGCCCGTCGTGGTCGCCGACGCCGAGATCCCCGGACGGAACGGTGCCCGGCTCGTCGGTGAGTTCCGCGTCGAGTTCATCAACGCGCTGCTGACCCGGCCGGGACTGGGCGTGGTCCGTCTCGTCGACGACCACGGCAGGATCATCGCCGGCAACACCGGTTTCCTCGCCTTCCAGGCACTGCCCGACGACCACCTCAAGGACCTGGCGGCGGCCAGCGCCCAGCGGCTCGGCAAGAAGGCCCGCGCGAACGGCGTGCTCTACCGCGAGCACGGCGTGCAGATCGCCGCGGCCGCCCCGTTCGCCGGCAGCGGTCCCGCCGAGTCCCTCGGCTGGAGCGTGGTCAGCTGGCAGGCCGCCAACCGCCTCGCCATCCCCGAGTACGACAGCCAGAACCGGACCGTGCTCGCCGGACTGCTCGGCGCCGCCGCGGCCGCCGCCTGCCTGGGCTGGATGCACATCGTGGTGGTCCGGCCGCTGCGCTCACTGGCCCAGCGGGCCGAGGCGCTGGCCGACGGCGACCGCAAGACCGTGCTGTTCCCGCAGCACCACGACGAGGTCGGCGCGGTCACCCGTTCCTTCGAACTCATCCGGCAGAAGCTGCAGGACCTGAGCCGGCAGCAACCCCGCCGCACCCCGCCCCAGGCGTCCGCGCCGCAGCAGTACACAAGGAACTGA
- a CDS encoding NADH:flavin oxidoreductase/NADH oxidase, which yields MSQLFQPLTLRGVTIPNRIWMSPMMQYSAPAEGPETGTPTDWHLQHLVSRAVGGAGLVMVEATSVSAEGRSSAYDLGLWNDHQPAAFARVVRALCDSGAVPAIQLNHPGRKAGVGRPWADAHPPRSDLRRVGPSPVAFGAIPAPHELTTHAITDIVEEFARAARRAHLAGFHALEIHGAHGYLVHSFLSPQTNQRTDAYGGTLERRMRFALEVVDAVRAQWPRELPLFFRTSATDWLAGHGSETRPGWTVDDTTHLARELMAHGVDLLDVSTGGIVPDATIPVSPGYQVTFSAQVRARTGIPTAAVGLITEPEQAERIIGLGEADAVFLGRELLRDPYWPRRAAHSLGATLPAPPQYARAFPRR from the coding sequence GTGAGCCAGCTGTTCCAGCCGCTGACGTTGCGTGGTGTGACGATCCCCAACCGGATCTGGATGTCGCCGATGATGCAGTACTCCGCCCCCGCCGAGGGACCGGAGACCGGCACACCCACCGACTGGCATCTCCAGCATCTGGTGTCCCGCGCGGTGGGCGGCGCCGGTCTGGTCATGGTGGAGGCCACCTCCGTCAGCGCGGAAGGCCGTAGCAGCGCCTACGACCTCGGGCTGTGGAACGACCACCAGCCAGCGGCCTTCGCCCGCGTCGTCCGCGCGCTGTGCGACTCCGGTGCGGTGCCGGCGATCCAGCTCAACCACCCCGGCCGCAAGGCGGGCGTCGGACGTCCCTGGGCCGACGCCCATCCCCCGCGGTCCGACCTGCGGCGCGTGGGTCCGAGTCCCGTCGCGTTCGGGGCGATCCCCGCCCCCCACGAACTCACCACCCATGCCATCACCGACATCGTCGAGGAGTTCGCCCGGGCCGCGCGACGCGCGCACCTCGCCGGGTTCCACGCCCTGGAGATCCACGGCGCGCACGGCTACCTCGTCCACTCCTTCCTCTCCCCGCAGACCAACCAGCGCACCGACGCGTACGGCGGCACCCTGGAACGGCGGATGCGTTTCGCGCTGGAGGTGGTGGACGCCGTCCGCGCCCAATGGCCGCGGGAACTCCCGTTGTTCTTCCGCACCTCGGCGACCGACTGGCTCGCGGGCCACGGCTCCGAGACGCGGCCCGGCTGGACCGTCGACGACACCACACACCTCGCCCGCGAACTCATGGCCCACGGAGTGGACCTGCTGGACGTCTCCACGGGTGGCATCGTGCCCGACGCCACCATCCCCGTCAGTCCCGGCTACCAGGTGACCTTCTCGGCCCAGGTACGCGCACGGACCGGCATCCCCACGGCCGCGGTCGGCCTCATCACCGAGCCCGAACAGGCCGAGAGGATCATCGGTCTCGGTGAGGCCGACGCCGTCTTCCTCGGGCGTGAACTGCTGCGCGACCCGTACTGGCCGCGGCGCGCCGCGCATTCCCTCGGCGCCACCCTGCCGGCGCCACCGCAGTACGCCCGCGCCTTCCCCCGCCGCTGA
- a CDS encoding LysR family transcriptional regulator yields MELRQLEYFVAVAEEANFTRAAARLHVVQSAVSSGIKNLERELRSPLLERTPKGVLLTDAGAALLPRAHTALDAAQEAADAVGEIRGGLTGTLRLGAISTVGLIDLPVFLGAFHRRHPGVFLQTSVTPSGSQGLVEALLERRLDLAFVSGAGPPPKGVTLTALATSVLDLVVPATHALAARGAVSMTELAGLDFVDFPAGYSNRTVADRAFAAAGVPHRVTIEITDLSTGVAYVRNGLGVALLPRVALGEGQDVVTLTVDDADLEWRFSLAAPSGRRPGAAARAMIAMAHEYLWQE; encoded by the coding sequence GTGGAACTGCGTCAGCTCGAATATTTCGTCGCCGTCGCCGAGGAAGCGAACTTCACCCGCGCCGCCGCACGGCTGCACGTCGTCCAGTCCGCGGTCTCCAGCGGCATCAAGAACCTGGAGCGAGAACTCCGCTCGCCGCTGCTGGAGCGCACTCCCAAGGGCGTGCTGCTCACCGATGCCGGCGCCGCGCTGCTGCCGCGTGCGCACACCGCTCTCGACGCCGCTCAGGAAGCGGCGGACGCGGTGGGCGAGATACGGGGCGGACTGACCGGCACCCTGCGCCTCGGAGCGATATCCACGGTCGGACTCATCGACCTTCCCGTGTTCCTCGGTGCGTTCCACCGACGTCATCCCGGAGTGTTCCTGCAGACCAGCGTGACCCCCTCCGGCTCCCAGGGACTGGTCGAAGCCCTCCTCGAACGGCGGCTCGATCTCGCCTTCGTCTCAGGGGCCGGACCGCCCCCGAAAGGCGTCACACTGACGGCTCTCGCCACCTCGGTGCTCGACCTCGTCGTGCCGGCCACCCATGCTCTGGCGGCACGCGGTGCCGTGTCGATGACCGAGCTGGCGGGTCTGGACTTCGTCGACTTCCCCGCGGGCTACAGCAACCGGACCGTCGCCGACCGGGCCTTCGCCGCCGCAGGCGTCCCCCATCGCGTCACCATCGAGATCACCGACCTCTCCACCGGCGTGGCCTACGTCCGCAACGGGCTGGGTGTCGCGCTGCTGCCGCGGGTGGCTCTCGGCGAGGGACAGGACGTCGTCACCCTGACCGTCGACGACGCTGACCTGGAATGGCGGTTCTCGCTGGCCGCTCCGTCCGGGCGCAGGCCCGGTGCCGCGGCCCGCGCCATGATCGCGATGGCGCACGAGTACCTCTGGCAGGAGTGA
- a CDS encoding CapA family protein, translated as MNIRRSRTPLSLLAPLSLVAAVTGCGLVSDDGGGGPAGRSFTVAAAGDILMHPALVDQARKDAKSTGEGVAGLDFGPMMAGIKPLISKADLGICHFEPVVGTVNGPFEGFPDFQVPPQTAKTIKDLGYDTCSTASNHTLDHGYEGVRRTLDALDDAGLKHTGSFRTQKEALTPLVMDVRGVKVAQISFAYGFNEPHKYPKGKPWVANEMSLKAIKAAERQARKAGAEVVILSIHWGLEHHPEPSGQQLSFAREIARQTGINLVIGCHAHVVQPMEKVDGTWVAYGMGNQIARHEVPTGLTEEGVIAWFTFTEHGKGHWDVQPRFEPTLLEIPPDAENATDGGKTEYTEDDARDYRLLDVPAALRDDKDLTDRQRARLRLAFERTEGTLYNRGAAEDGLKPLNEMP; from the coding sequence GTGAACATACGCCGTAGCCGCACCCCGCTCAGCCTGCTGGCCCCGCTCTCCCTCGTCGCAGCCGTCACCGGCTGCGGGCTCGTCTCGGACGACGGAGGCGGCGGGCCCGCCGGCCGTTCCTTCACCGTGGCGGCGGCCGGCGACATCCTGATGCACCCCGCGCTGGTGGATCAGGCACGCAAGGACGCCAAGAGCACCGGCGAGGGCGTCGCCGGGCTGGACTTCGGGCCGATGATGGCCGGCATCAAGCCGCTGATCAGCAAGGCGGACCTGGGCATCTGCCACTTCGAGCCGGTGGTGGGCACCGTGAACGGCCCGTTCGAGGGCTTTCCGGACTTCCAGGTTCCCCCGCAGACCGCCAAGACGATCAAGGATCTCGGCTACGACACCTGTTCCACGGCCTCGAACCACACGCTCGACCACGGCTACGAGGGTGTCCGGCGCACCCTGGACGCGCTGGACGACGCCGGTCTGAAGCACACCGGCTCCTTCCGCACGCAGAAGGAGGCGCTCACCCCGCTGGTCATGGACGTGAGGGGGGTCAAGGTCGCGCAGATTTCGTTCGCGTACGGCTTCAACGAGCCGCACAAGTACCCCAAGGGCAAGCCCTGGGTCGCCAACGAGATGAGCCTGAAAGCGATCAAGGCAGCCGAGCGGCAGGCCCGCAAGGCCGGCGCCGAGGTGGTGATCCTCTCCATCCACTGGGGCCTGGAACACCACCCGGAGCCCTCGGGCCAGCAGCTCTCCTTCGCCCGGGAGATCGCCCGCCAGACCGGGATCAACCTGGTCATCGGGTGTCACGCGCACGTCGTGCAGCCCATGGAGAAGGTCGACGGCACCTGGGTCGCGTACGGCATGGGCAATCAGATCGCCCGGCACGAGGTGCCGACCGGACTCACCGAGGAGGGCGTGATCGCCTGGTTCACGTTCACCGAGCACGGCAAGGGCCACTGGGACGTCCAGCCGCGGTTCGAGCCGACGCTGCTGGAGATCCCGCCGGACGCCGAGAACGCCACGGACGGGGGCAAGACCGAGTACACCGAGGACGACGCTCGGGACTACCGCCTGCTGGACGTGCCGGCCGCGCTCCGCGACGACAAGGACCTCACCGACCGGCAGCGGGCCCGGCTGCGGCTCGCCTTCGAGCGGACCGAAGGCACCCTGTACAACCGCGGCGCGGCCGAGGACGGCCTGAAGCCGCTGAACGAGATGCCCTGA